AGCCTGCAGACGCAGCATCCCGCCGGAGAGAGCTCGCAGCTCGTCAGGCAGGCGCAGCAGGTCATTGAACAGGGCGGCGCCCGCACCCGATCGCAGATCCAAAACATCCTGGAGTCGATCCAGCAAAGCTCGCAGCAGGCGCTGCAAGTGCAAAAGAAGGAAGAGCAGGCCATCGTCAAGCTGCTGGAAGGCAGCCAGGCGCTGGCGGACCTGCGCCCCGGCCAGTTGAAGTCCGGCATGGCCGGCTTGCAGCCCGGCAGCCAGCTGGCGCTGACGCAAATCGCCGAACTGCTGGCCAACCTGGCGAAGAAGGAAGTGGAAACCTGCTTCAACCAGTACTTCGGACCGCTGACCCAGCAGCTGCGCGATGTGCTGGAACGCCTGCAGACGCCGCCAAGCATGCCGGCCGCCGCCCCAGCGATGGACGAAACCGCCGGCGACATTCACATCGACTCCGCCGCCGCGTCCCCAGATCAGCACGACGCGCAAGCTGACGCTCCCGCGGAAGCGCCGCGGAAAAACCAGCGGCATCGTGCCGATCCTTCAACCTGAAACACCAGGAGTTAACACATGGCATTCCCGACTTCCGTAAACGACCAGATCACCGACGCCGTCACCCAGTCCAACGTCAAGGTGCTGGCCGAATCCCCGGCGATGGCGATGGGCTCGCTGTTCCAGACCATGGCCCACTCCACCGGCATCCTGTTCGAAAACGCCATCTCGGCGCAACAACAGCAAAATACGCTGACCCAGGCTTCCACCAATATGGGCGTGATGCAGATCTACAGCATGGACACCATGGCGGGCGCGGCCGGCACCGAGAAAGTGTCGCAAGGCGGCATCGCCGACAACCTGACCAGCCTGCTGACAGTTCTGCAGTCGTTCCGCCGCTAAGCCGTCGCCAGCACAGGAACTAGACAATGGCCTATCCCACCGCGGTAAACAACCAGATCACCGACGCCGTCACCCAGACCAACGTCAAGGTGCTGGGGGAAAGCCCCGCCATGGCCATGGCGGCGATGTTCCAGACCATGTCCCACTCCACCGGCATCCTGTTTGAAAACTCCACCGCGGCGCAGCAACAGCAGAACACGCTGTCGCAAGCCGCGGCCAATACCGGAGTGATGCAGGTTTACAGCGTGGACACCATGGCCGACGCCGCCGCCACCGAAAAGGTCAGCCAGGCGGGCTTGCCGGACCACCTGACCGGCATGCTGACCGCGCTGCAAGCCTTCAAGCCGCGCGGCTGATTTTGGACCCCAATCATTCATTTAGGAGACTTTCATGGCATACCCCACCGCAGTCAACAACCAGATCACCGACGCCGTCACCCAATCCAACGTCAAAGTGCTGGGCGAAGCGCCGGCCATGGCGATGGGCTCGATTTACCAGACCATGGCCCACTCGACCGGCATCCTGTTCGAGAACGCGGTGTCGGCGCAGCAACAGCAAAACACTCTGGCCCAAGCCGCGGCCAACCAGGGCGTCATGCAGATCTACAGCATGAACACCATGGCCGGCGCGGCCGCCACCGAGAAAGTGGGGCAAGGCGGCATCGCCGACAACCTGACCAGCCTGCTGACCGTTTTGCAAAGCTTCCAGAACCGCAGCGGCTTGTAAGCCTCCCCGGCATCTCTCCTCTGCAGTGTTTTCGCCCCGGCAACGGGGCTTTTTTTCGCCCGGCCCGCGCCTTCACGGCCGCTCGCGCCCGGCGTTCCATCAAGATCCGGCGCGCGGCTTGCCGCTCCCGTTTCCACCAAACCGTTCATTCACCGAGACGCCATGGGTACTGCCGACCAGGATACTCTCCCCACCGCGCCGCCGCCGGGCATCCTGCGCGGCAGCATCCCAGAACTGGGCAAAAGCCCGGTGCACCTGTTGTCCGCCATCGTGGCGCTGGCCGCCGACAAGCTATGGGACCTGCTGCTGCTGGACATGGCCAAGACGATGGCGTTGCCGGACAAGATCCGTTTCTTCTTGCTGGCCGGACTGCTGTTGCTGCTGCTCACCACAGCCAGCGCCGCGCTGACCCAGCGCTGGGTGGATGGGGACGATACCGGCATGGCCCTGGCCAAAGGGCTGGCCATGGGGGTGCTGGCGGGTCTGCCATACTCATTCGGCACCACCGAATTGGGGCTGATCTTCATAGGCTGGTCAGGCATCAACGAGTTGCAGAAGTTGGAGAAGTAGGCTTCATCACCACTCAGGAGACCCAAACCATGCATTCCAAACATTCGTTTGCGCGCCTGTCGCGCGCCTCGCCCTGGCTGGCGGCCCTCGCCGCAGGGCAGGCGCTGGCCGCCAGCGCGCCGCCCTTGCCCGCGCTAGGCGCCGATCCCACGCAGAACACGGTGTCGGGCTTGTCGTCCGGCGCCTTCATGGCCGCGCAATACAGCGTCACCTATTCGGCCAGCGTGGCCGGCGCCGGCATCGTCGCCGGCGGTCCCTTCTATTGCGCCGGACTCAACAAGCTGGGCGGCCCCGACCGCTTCATGATGACCGCCAGCAACCAGTGCATGCGGCCCCAGGGCGCGGCGCCCTCCGGCGCCGCCGCTTGGAAGGAGGCCCAGCTATTCGCCAGGCAGGGCGTGATAGATCCGGTGGATAACATCAAGCGCCAGCGGCTATACATTTTCACAGGCCAGGCCGACAGCGTGGTGTATCCCAAGGTGGTGGCTCAGACTCGGGCGTTCTACCTCAGCGCCGGCGTGTCGCCCTCCCAGATCCGCTACGTCGACAACGTCAACGCCGGCCACGCGCTGCTCACAGCCAACCCCGGCGACGAAGCCTGCCCGGCCAACGTCTCTCCCGCCGCCGGCAGCACCAAGACCAACCTCAACAACTGCGGCTTCATGCAATCCCGAGACATCCTCGGCCAGTTGTACGGCGACCTGAAGCCGCCCGCAGGCCGGCTGGGAGGCGAGCTGCTGGATTTCGATCAGACCAAATTCGGCAAAGGCGCGTATACCGGCCTGTCCGACGTCGGCCACGTTTACATCCCCGCCGACTGCCGCCAGCAAACCTGCCGGGTGCATGTGGTGTTCCACGGCTGCACCCAGGAGGACAGCCGCATCGGCAACCGCTATTACACCAGCACCGGCTTCAACGAAGTGGCGGACAGCAACCGGATCGTGGTGCTGTATCCGCAGATCCGCACCGACCGCAAGCGAAATCCCCAGGGCTGCTGGGATTTCTGGGGCTACAGCAGCGCAAACCCGTCCAAACCCGATTACTACACCCGAACCGCGCCGCAGATGTCGGCCATCCGCGCGATGGTGGAACGACTGAACGCGCCGCGTCCATGATAAGGAAAAACGTTATGGAACCTCATCCGCTGAACGCCTGGCTGCAAGGCGGCGAGGCCGGCTGGCAGGCCTGGGCGCCCTTGCTGCGCCAGTTCTCCTTCGCCGGCATTCCCCACCACGAGCGCTGGAAAGCCGGCCTGCGCAGCGGGCTGGAGCAGCGCCAGAACCTGGGAGACTGGCAGCGCGGCGAAAGCCAGCAATGGCGAGAAGCCTGGCGGCGGCACCTCGACGCCGACGGCTGGCTGGACTACTGCCAGCAATGCCAGGACATCGGCCAGCAGTTCGGCCAACAGTTGCTGAACTGGAACCTCAAGCTGGCGCAACAATGGCGGCAGCAAAGCTACGAACTGCTGCGCAATCTGCTGGACTCCCGCGGCGGCGCGGATGACCTGCTGGCCTTCAACGCCCTGCAGCAAAGCGTCAAGGAAACCATGGGCGTGCATCAGGAGGACCTGCAGCAGTTGCTGACCGGCTTCTCGCCGGCCCTGCAAGACTGCCTGCAGCAATTCCTGACGCCCAAGGCCGATCCCTCCGCCTCCTGACCTTCTGCCGGTCGGCGCGCCGCGCTGACCGGCT
This genomic window from Chromobacterium phragmitis contains:
- a CDS encoding extracellular catalytic domain type 2 short-chain-length polyhydroxyalkanoate depolymerase, which translates into the protein MHSKHSFARLSRASPWLAALAAGQALAASAPPLPALGADPTQNTVSGLSSGAFMAAQYSVTYSASVAGAGIVAGGPFYCAGLNKLGGPDRFMMTASNQCMRPQGAAPSGAAAWKEAQLFARQGVIDPVDNIKRQRLYIFTGQADSVVYPKVVAQTRAFYLSAGVSPSQIRYVDNVNAGHALLTANPGDEACPANVSPAAGSTKTNLNNCGFMQSRDILGQLYGDLKPPAGRLGGELLDFDQTKFGKGAYTGLSDVGHVYIPADCRQQTCRVHVVFHGCTQEDSRIGNRYYTSTGFNEVADSNRIVVLYPQIRTDRKRNPQGCWDFWGYSSANPSKPDYYTRTAPQMSAIRAMVERLNAPRP
- a CDS encoding RebB family R body protein, whose product is MAFPTSVNDQITDAVTQSNVKVLAESPAMAMGSLFQTMAHSTGILFENAISAQQQQNTLTQASTNMGVMQIYSMDTMAGAAGTEKVSQGGIADNLTSLLTVLQSFRR
- a CDS encoding RebB family R body protein produces the protein MAYPTAVNNQITDAVTQTNVKVLGESPAMAMAAMFQTMSHSTGILFENSTAAQQQQNTLSQAAANTGVMQVYSVDTMADAAATEKVSQAGLPDHLTGMLTALQAFKPRG
- a CDS encoding RebB family R body protein; this translates as MAYPTAVNNQITDAVTQSNVKVLGEAPAMAMGSIYQTMAHSTGILFENAVSAQQQQNTLAQAAANQGVMQIYSMNTMAGAAATEKVGQGGIADNLTSLLTVLQSFQNRSGL